In Lineus longissimus chromosome 13, tnLinLong1.2, whole genome shotgun sequence, one genomic interval encodes:
- the LOC135498219 gene encoding brevican core protein-like, whose translation MNMKILAVFMVIAAASNVAMAFDVSVPVINLVQSSRGRYQIKNLAEAQQVCKAYAPGMRVATPAELMAAFKIGYERCSCGYLSDGRASYVMQKWRPGCAGRGFTICGYRGSYNTYCTTGSPILSVEKYGRRYNVRSLADADATCKKYDGMQVATYDQVNTARTKDNYEKCACGYMKTSSGRPFVGYPMLKWRKGCAGAGMANCRTIFGNVFCVNPWNA comes from the exons ATGAACATGAAGATTTTAGCCGTGTTTATGGTGATTGCGGCTGCGTCCAACGTGGCGATGGCGTTTG ATGTGAGCGTCCCTGTCATTAATTTGGTGCAATCATCCAGAGGTCGttaccaaatcaaaaaccttgcCGAAGCCCAGCAAGTATGCAAGGCATATGCCCCAGGGATGCGGGTTGCCACTCCCGCTGAGCTGATGGCAGCTTTCAAAATAGGCTACGAAAGGTGCAGCTGTGGATACCTCTCGGACGGGAGGGCTAGTTATGTTATGCAGAAGTGGAGGCCCGGGTGTGCTGGCCGTGGATTCACTATATGCGGATACAGAGGAAGCTATAACACCTACTGCACCACCGGAA GTCCTATCCTGTCCGTAGAGAAATATGGCCGTCGATACAACGTCCGAAGTCTCGCCGATGCCGATGCTACTTGCAAGAAATATGATGGTATGCAAGTAGCCACGTACGACCAGGTCAACACAGCCAGGACTAAAGACAACTACGAAAAATGCGCGTGTGGGTACATGAAGACCAGCTCAGGAAGGCCATTCGTAGGCTATCCGATGCTGAAATGGAGAAAAGGATGCGCTGGTGCAGGCATGGCCAATTGCCGAACCATATTTGGCAACGTTTTCTGCGTCAATCCTTGGAACGCATAA